The Mangrovimonas cancribranchiae nucleotide sequence ACCTTGATGGAAATGTAGGTTGTATGGTTAACGGAGCAGGTTTAGCTATGGCAACTATGGACTTAATTAAGCAAGCAGGTGGTGAGCCAGCAAACTTCTTAGATGTAGGTGGAACAGCAGATGCTGCTCGTGTTGAGGCTGCTTTTAGAATTATTTTAAAAGACCCTAATGTAAAAGCTATCTTAATTAACATATTTGGTGGTATTGTACGTTGCGATCGTGTAGCGCAAGGTGTTGTAGATGCTTATAAAAATATGGGAGACGCTATTCAAGTACCAATTATTGTACGTTTACAAGGTACCAATGCAGACATTGCTAAAGAATTAATCGATAATTCTGGATTAGATGTACTAAGTGCTACCGAGTTTCAAGAAGCTGCCGATAAAGTACAACAAGTACTATCTTAAAAAGATATTCCAATCTTATATATAAAGAAAGAGCAACAGTTATTTGTTGCTCTTTTTTTGTGGTATTGTTTTCTGTTTTTTATCAGGTTTTGGGCCTCGTAAATGAATAACTAAACCATTTAAGAAATTCCTTAAAATCTGATCGCCGCATTCCTTGTATTTAGGATGTGTTTCTTTTCTAAAAAAAGCACCTAATTCGCTTTTTGATATTCTGAAATCTACCAATTCTAAAATTTTTACTATCTCGTCATCGCGAAGTTGAAGTGCTACGCGTAACTTTTTAAATATATCGTTGTTTGTCATAATTGTTTAGCAAGATAGTAAATACATTCTTATTTAGATTTTTTCTGTTTATAGAAAAACACTATTTTTTCGTTAAAACACTGTAAATAAGTTAGTTGAGTCGTTTGTTTTGCTGTATCGTAAAAAAATAACGATGAATGACCATGCTTTTTTCGATAAGTTGCAGATAATGAATGATTAAGAAAGTATAAATCTGCTTAATTTTATAAATCAATTAATTAATCCCTTCTTTTCTATGATAAATCGAGTTGAAAAGCTAAGCCTCCTATCCGAAATGATTTCTTTTGCTAAGAGTGAAAACATTCTTAAACCATTAGAACACAGTTTTTTATTGGCTATAGCTAAACAATTAGGGATTTCAAGAGAAGATTTTGATTACTTAATAAATAACCCGATTAATTATATTCATTTAGAGTCTCATAGCGAGCGCATTGTACAGTTTCATCGTCTTGTGTTATTAATGGATAGTGATGATGAAAATACATCTAAAGAAATTACCAAACTTCATAATTTTGGATTGCGTATGGGGTTAAGCCATGAGTCTATTAATAAAGTGCTATATCTTATGGAGAGTTTTCCTAATAAAATTATTCCACCAGATGTTTTAATAGATATTTTTAAAGTTCATTACAATTAAGCTTTTAGCTTTTCTAACTTTTCTTGATAAGTTTTTATTTGATCTCTAAATTTTGCAGCTTCCATAAAATCTAAGTTTTTAGCTGCATTTTCCATGTGTTTTCTACTGTCTCTAATTTTCTTTTCTAATTCAGGTTTAGATAAGTATTCACTTTCTGGTTCGGCAGCTTTTGCTGCTTCCATTTCATAATGATAGGTGCTTACCGAGTTTTTAGCTAATGCGCTATCTAAGCTTTTATTTAAGGCTTTTGGCGTAATGTTATTCGTTGTGTTATAAGCAATTTGTTTTTCACGCCTGTAATTTGTCTCATCAATGGTTTTTTGCATGCTTTTGGTAATTTTATCGGCATACATAATAGCTTTCCCGTTAAGATTTCTTGCAGCACGACCTACCGTTTGTGTAAGCGAACGAGCCGAACGTAAAAACCCTTCTTTATCAGCATCTAATATAGCTACTAACGAGACTTCGGGTAAATCTAAGCCTTCACGAAGAAGGTTTACACCAACTAAAACATCAAATAGCCCTTTGCGTAAATCTTGCATAATTTCTACGCGTTCTAACGTATCCACATCACTATGAATGTAGCGTACTCTAATTTGAATTCTGGCTAAGTATTTAGTAAGTTCTTCTGCCATACGTTTGGTAAGTGTGGTTACCAAAGTACGTTCGTCTTTTTCTACACGTTGTTGTATTTCTTCAATTAAATCATCAATTTGATTTAAACTTGGGCGCACTTCAATTACAGGATCAAGTAAACCAGTAGGCCTAATGACTTGCTCCACATAAATACCATCGGTTTTTTCGAGTTCGTAATCGGCTGGTGTTGCCGAGACATAAATTACTTGATTTTGTAAAGCTTCGAACTCTTCAAATTTTAATGGGCGGTTATCCATAGCTGCAGGTAATCTAAACCCATATTCTACCAAGTTTTCTTTTCTGCTACGGTCGCCACCATACATGGCGTGTACCTGAGAAATAGTCACGTGACTTTCGTCAACCACCATTAAATAATCGTCTGGAAAATAATCTAATAAGCAGAAAGGTCTAGAGCCTGGTTGTCTGCCATCCAAATAACGTGAGTAGTTTTCAATACCCGAGCAATAGCCTAATTCGCGAATCATTTCTAAATCAAATTCGGTGCGTTCTTTTAAACGTTTGGCTTCAAGATGCTTTCCTATGTCTTTAAAATAGTCGTATTGTTTTACTAAGTCGTCCTGAATATCTTTAATAGCATTTTGAAGAACTTCTGGCGAAGTCACAAACATATTGGCAGGATAAATGTTTAATCTGTCGTAATGTTCAATAACCTCGTTGGTTTGAATATCGAATGCTTCAATATCTTCAATCTCATCTCCAAAAAAATGAACTCTAAAGGCATTATCGGCATAACTTGGAAAAATATCTACGGTATCGCCTTTAATCCTGAAATTCCCATGATTAAATTCGGCTTCGGTACGCGAGTACAAACTTTGTACTAGCTTATGGAGTAATTTTGTGCGTGAAATAACCTGATCACGTTCTATAGAAATGACATTTTTTTGAAACTCAACAGGATTTCCTATACCGTATAAACACGATACTGAAGCGACGACTAAAACATCGCGTCTTCCAGATAATAAAGAAGATGTAGCGCTCAACCTTAGCTTTTCAATTTCGTCATTTATCGAGAGGTCTTTTTCTATGTAGGTTCCAGAAACAGGAATGTAAGCTTCTGGTTGGTAATAGTCGTAATACGATACAAAATATTCGACGGCATTATCGGGGAAAAACTGTTTAAATTCAGAGTATAATTGTGCTGCTAACGTTTTATTATGCGCTAAAACTAAAGTGGGACGTTGTATTTGCTCGATAACATTGGCAACCGTAAATGTTTTTCCAGAACCAGTAACACCAAGTAATGTTTGGTATTTATCGTTATTAAAAATACCGTTAGCAAGCTGCTTAATGGCTTGTGGCTGGTCGCCAGTAGGTTTAAACTCTGATTTTACCTTGAATTTCATACCCTCAAAATTACATAAAATTAACTTGAGGATATGATGTTTTAGATTATCTTTTTAATGTGAAATGACCTTTGATTTGGATTCCGGATTTTAAATTAATTAAATACCAATAATCGTTAGTTTCTAAGATATTACCATTATATGTGCCGTCCCAACTTAAATGAGATGTGGAAACCTGTTTTAATAACTTGCCAAACCTATTAAAAATATAAACCTCTTTAATGGTGTTATTAGGATCAGAAATTTGCCAAACATCATTATAGCTATCTCCATTAGGTGTAAAGAATGGAGGAATATCTAGGGTTTCGATACGTGATGTTTCAATATCAAAATTTATAGACTTTATAATACAACCATAACTGTCTTGGACGTATAGTGTATGAAAACCTTCGGATAGATTGGTGAAGTTATTATTGCTTTGAAAACTATTGTTGTCTATAGCGAATTCATAAGTTATAGAGGTGTTTGTCATTACAACAGTTAAAGCGTTTTCATTTATTATTAAGTTGTTTTCAGTTAATTGAAAATCAATACTTGGTAATATAGTTACCTCAAAACTAGATTCATTACTACACGTATTTGGAGGCGTTCCAATTTGGTTAAAAATATAAATAGTTTGTGATGTAGAAATCACATCGCCAGCATTAAGTTGCGTTCCTGTACCATTAGTTCCTGTAAAATAGTTTCCATCGGTTAAAGCTGGTAGTGTATAATTTTGACAAACAGTTTGGTTAGGCAAGGTATCGACATTAGGCGTTCCAGAAACAATAACCTCAAAACTAGATTCATTACTACACGTATTTGGAGGCGTTCCAATTTGGTTAAAAATGTAAATGGTCTGTGATGTAGAAATCACATCACCAGCATTAAGTTGCATTCCTGTTCCGTTTGTTCCTGTAAAATAGTCACCATCGGTTAAAGCTGGTAGTGTATAATTTTGACAAACGGTTTGGTTAGGCAAGGTATCGACATTAGGCGTTCCAGAAACGATAACCTCAAAACTAGATTCATTACTACAGGTATTTGGAGGCGTTCCAATTTGGTTAAAAATATAAATAGTTTGTGATGTAGAAATCACATCGCCAGCATTAAGTTGTGTGCCTGTACCATTAGTTCCTGTAAAATAGTTTCCATCGGTTAAAGCTGGTAGTGTATAATTTTGACAAACAGTTTGGTTAGGCAAGGTATCGACATTAGGTGTTCCAGAAACAATAACCTCAAAACTAGATTCATTACTACAGGTATTTGGAGGCGTTCCAATTTGGTTAAAAATGTAAATGGTCTGTGATGTAGAAATCACATCACCAGCATTAAGTTGCATTCCTGTTCCGTTTGTTCCTGTAAAATAGTTTCCATCGGTTAAAGCTGGTAGTGTATAATTTTGACAAACAGTTTGGTTAGGCAAGGTATCGACATTAGGTGTTCCAGAAACAATAACCTCAAAACTAGATTCATTACTACAGGTATTTGGAGGCGTTCCAATTTGGTTAAAAATGTAAATGGTCTGTGATGTAGAAATCACATCACCAGCATTAAGTTGCATTCCTGTTCCGTTTGTTCCTGTAAAATAGTCACCATCGGTTAAAGCTGGTAATGTGTAATTTTGACAAACGGTTTGGTCAGGCAAGGTATCGACATTAGGCGTTCCAGAAACGATAACCTCAAAACTAGATTCATTACTACACGTATTTGGAGGTGTTCCAATTTGGTTAAAAATGTAAATGGTCTGTGATGTAGAAATCACATCACCAGCATTAAGTTGCATTCCTGTTCCGTTTGTTCCTGTAAAATAGTCACCATCGGTTAAAGCTGGTAATGTGTAATTTTGACAAACGGTTTGGTCAGGCAAGGTATCGACATTAGGCGTTCCAGAAACGATAACCTCAAAACTAGATTCATTACTACACGTATTTGGAGGTGTTCCAATTTGGTTGTAAATATAAACAGTTTGTGAAGTAGAAATTACATCTCCGGCATTAAGTTGTGTGCCTGTACCATTAGTTCCTGTAAAATAGTCACCATCGGTTAAAGCTGGTAATGTGTAATTTTGACAAACGGTTTGGTTAGAAAGGGTGTCAACTTCAGGAGTATCAATATGTAACTGAGCGACACTGGTAACCAAAATACATGACGCCGAAGTAACTTCACAATAGTATTGGTTGCCGTCAAAACTTAAAGGTACATTTGTTATATCTAGCCATGCTTCATTAGGATTAGAGTAGTTCGCATTATTTGGAACATCAATCCAGTTTCCTGAGGCGTCGAGAACTTTCCATTGGTATTGAAAAATACTGTTGTTTATTGACGTGGAGAATGTTAAAGAACCATTTTCACAAACGGTTTGGGAAACTGGGTTTGCAATTGCTGGAGTGTTATCAGTTATAGGATCTGCAGTATGAAATCCTACATTTGAACAAGATTCGTTTAAGTTTATTGTAAAGTTACTGCTATTAAATGTGACTTGTGGTTCGTTAGCATTAGCGTTTCTTATAATGCTGTAACCTCTCTCGTTAGGAGCTTCAACAACATCAATAACAGTACCGTTTTTTAGTAGTTTAAACTCATCGTTATCGTTAAAACCAGTACTTACACTTGTATCAGGAGTAATCGCGCATGCGTTTCCGCTTGTTCCCATTTGTATAATATACGTCTGTTGAGGCGCAACAGAGTTAACTAAAGGAACTGTTATGGAAGGTGTTGGGTTTCCAATGTCTCCATAGCGTTCAATATCATATACGCCATCTAAACTTATAGATGTGTTTGTAGGATTGTAAAGTTCTATAATACCATAACTTCCTGGCTCCGAATCATAAATTTCAGAGATATATAAATCACCAAGATTGCATTCAGAAGTTATGACGTCAAAATCGGTAGTTGAGTTCCCTACACATCCTCCATTACTAGTTATGGAGATGGTAGACAAGCCATTGGCACCATTAGGAATAAAGGCTATAATAGTAGTATCGTCAATAATCGTGTAACTTGTACTTATACCACCAATAGTAACATTTGCTGTAGCGTTAAAATTGTTTCCCGAAATTGTTATACTAGTGTTTTCAGGTCCTGATGTTGGACTAAAACTAGTAATTATTGGATCTGGACAATTTGATGCTTGGTTAGGACTAGACCATAATCCTAAAAAAATAAAAAGTAATATAAAATGTCTCATAGTAAAAATTGGACGGCAAATAAAGTAATAAAAGTGAAAATATGTGTTAAGCAAAGGTTATTTAGCGTTTTAATGTGAAATGGCCAGTGTATGTTTTACCATTGGATAATTCAGTTTTAAACCAGTAATCATCGCTAGGTAAAAGCTTTCCTTTAAAAGTACCATCCCAACCATATTCATAGTTGTCTAAAATTTTCAGAAGCTTTCCATAACGGTTATAAATGCTAATTTTTAGATTAGGGTTTTGTTGATTAATACCTTTTGGAATCCAGGTATCGTTAACACTATCGCCATTAGGTGTAAAGAATTTTGGAAATCCTAAAATAGCAACATCAACGCTAATATAGCCGCAATTATTGGTGTCATTTATAGTAACTGTATAAAAACCGGGAGCTAGGTTTGCAAAGGTGTTTGATGTTTGAAAAACACCATTGTTTAAGGCATATTCATAAGTACCATCACCGCTGACTAGAATGGTTATGGAATTGTTATTGCTAGCTTCTACAACAATGATATCTTCTATTATTGCGGGGTTGGAAGGCAATACTTCAATATGTCTTATTGAGGAGCAATTATTGCTATTTGTAACGGTAACAGTATAAGTTCCTGTCTCGTTAATTTGAATATCTTGTGTGGTAACACCTAAATCATTACCATTAAACTCCCATTGATAATTAAATACGCCTGCTTGGTTAACCAAACCAGCATTTAATGTAATTTGTTGTGGGTATGAATTTGTACAATAAAAAGTTTCTTCATTAGGAAGTAGGTAGGGGTTTTCTAAAACATCTAAACGAATTGTTGTCACTGCATAACAAGATTGATTGTTGGTTATTTTAACAACAATATTTTCAGAGTAGGGGATGGTGTTTATGTAAGCGTTATTTATAGGGTTATTATTTAAAAAGGCATCTTCTTCTGATGTGTAAAAGTGTATTTGAGAATTTGCAGGAACACTTTGTGCTACATGAGCTTCTACTAGGTTGAGGTCAAATTCGGTATAACCATCATTGTTATTATCGTCGCATGTTTGGTATGGTTGTAGCGATAGCGGGTTGTAAGTTGTATTAAGTGTTACTTCGGCTACATTATAACATCCAAATTGATTTTCTACGCGCGCAAAAACAATTTCGTTTGGTATGGTATTATTGTACGCTGTTGGCGTATTTATCTCATTAATTTCATTATTAGCATCGTTTAATGAGTTATAAAAATTTGTAATATCTGTGCCATTTTCTGCTAGAACATCATTTTCGGCATCAAAAAGATTAAACACCGAAAGACCGTCTTGATTTGTATCGCATTGGGTAAGTGTCGTGTTGTTTACTTGTGGCGTTGGGGTGTATTCAATTACGACGTCTCCGTATAAAATACATCCGTTTATGTTAACTTCTACTTGATAGGTTCCTTCAGAATCTACATCAAGTGTTGTTCCTGTTTCATTTGTAAGTTCTACACCGTCTTTAAACCAACGATAAGTGTTTGTGTTGCCAGGCTCTTGAGCTATTAATTGGTGAGTTTCTCCTTCGCATAAAGCAGTACCATTGGCTATTAACCGGTCTGGACCTAAATCGGTGGCTAATTGAAAGCTTCCAGCTTCTAAAAACACTGCCGAATCATAACGGTAATTTTGTTCATCGGCTATAACTAATTTTACATGATACGTTTCATTTCTTTCAACGTTAGCCGTGGCAGTTAAAATGGCTGTTTGTCCATTAAAATTTATAGGTGCATTGCTGTTATTCCAACTGCCAAAATAAGCCTCGTTTATAGGGGCGCAAGCACCAGGAATACCAGAATGTACTGTGGTTACTTTAACTGGAGTTTGTGTGTTTGGTACAACAGCAATGTTCGTGTATTGTTGCTCGTTTTCTGGACGAATTAAAAATCCAAATAAATCGGAATACTGACATGTATTGGCATTGTTTTCTTGATATTCTTCGGAAGCAAAAATATAACGAAACGTGATTTGTTCTGCGATAGATTGAAAGTCGAACTCTATAATAGTAGCGTTAAGTGTATTGTGCTCGTTTAATACATTTTCTAGGTCTTGGTCGCCACCCCAATTATTAGCATTGTCATCACTTAAAGAGGTATTTGGACCTTCAACATTTGATAGCCTTCCTGTGCTTAACACCAAACCTTCGGAAAATGGAAAACTAGAGTTGTTGCCATTAAAGTAGCCATAACTTTGTTCTGTACCACCAAAGTTACCGCCAACAACATTGGTAACATTAATGTTACTAATACAATTACTTCCTATAAGAATATCTTCAATGAGTTCTTGTGCCGTATAGGATTGCGCATCGACTTGAACATTTTGCCCAAAACTAAAGTATACTGTAATGAGAGAAAAAAGTAAGCTTCCCCAGTGTTTCATTATTGTCATGATTTCGACTTGCAAAGATAGGGAATAAAAAAAGGTTTTATTTTTTTAAAATGTTAAGACTTGTTATCGTTTTAAGGTAAAATGTCTTTTTACTTCAAAAGCGATATCTCCTTTTTTTACCTCGGCTAAAAACCAATAGTCGTTTGTTGGCATATTTTCGCCTCTATAAGTACCATCCCAACCTTGAGAGCTATGACTTAGTGTTTTTAGTAGTTTACCAAATCTATCAAAAATGTAAATAACAGTACCTTCTAATTGTTCAACACCAGCAATGTGCCAATAATCGTTGTAGCCATCGTTATTTGGTGTGAAGAATAATGGAGCATCGATTACGACAATTTCTTTTGTTGCCGAAGCGCAGCCGTTTAAATCTTTAACTTCTATAATGTGTGGTC carries:
- a CDS encoding DUF1456 family protein, producing MTNNDIFKKLRVALQLRDDEIVKILELVDFRISKSELGAFFRKETHPKYKECGDQILRNFLNGLVIHLRGPKPDKKQKTIPQKKSNK
- a CDS encoding choice-of-anchor L domain-containing protein, coding for MTIMKHWGSLLFSLITVYFSFGQNVQVDAQSYTAQELIEDILIGSNCISNINVTNVVGGNFGGTEQSYGYFNGNNSSFPFSEGLVLSTGRLSNVEGPNTSLSDDNANNWGGDQDLENVLNEHNTLNATIIEFDFQSIAEQITFRYIFASEEYQENNANTCQYSDLFGFLIRPENEQQYTNIAVVPNTQTPVKVTTVHSGIPGACAPINEAYFGSWNNSNAPINFNGQTAILTATANVERNETYHVKLVIADEQNYRYDSAVFLEAGSFQLATDLGPDRLIANGTALCEGETHQLIAQEPGNTNTYRWFKDGVELTNETGTTLDVDSEGTYQVEVNINGCILYGDVVIEYTPTPQVNNTTLTQCDTNQDGLSVFNLFDAENDVLAENGTDITNFYNSLNDANNEINEINTPTAYNNTIPNEIVFARVENQFGCYNVAEVTLNTTYNPLSLQPYQTCDDNNNDGYTEFDLNLVEAHVAQSVPANSQIHFYTSEEDAFLNNNPINNAYINTIPYSENIVVKITNNQSCYAVTTIRLDVLENPYLLPNEETFYCTNSYPQQITLNAGLVNQAGVFNYQWEFNGNDLGVTTQDIQINETGTYTVTVTNSNNCSSIRHIEVLPSNPAIIEDIIVVEASNNNSITILVSGDGTYEYALNNGVFQTSNTFANLAPGFYTVTINDTNNCGYISVDVAILGFPKFFTPNGDSVNDTWIPKGINQQNPNLKISIYNRYGKLLKILDNYEYGWDGTFKGKLLPSDDYWFKTELSNGKTYTGHFTLKR
- a CDS encoding T9SS type B sorting domain-containing protein; its protein translation is MRHFILLFIFLGLWSSPNQASNCPDPIITSFSPTSGPENTSITISGNNFNATANVTIGGISTSYTIIDDTTIIAFIPNGANGLSTISITSNGGCVGNSTTDFDVITSECNLGDLYISEIYDSEPGSYGIIELYNPTNTSISLDGVYDIERYGDIGNPTPSITVPLVNSVAPQQTYIIQMGTSGNACAITPDTSVSTGFNDNDEFKLLKNGTVIDVVEAPNERGYSIIRNANANEPQVTFNSSNFTINLNESCSNVGFHTADPITDNTPAIANPVSQTVCENGSLTFSTSINNSIFQYQWKVLDASGNWIDVPNNANYSNPNEAWLDITNVPLSFDGNQYYCEVTSASCILVTSVAQLHIDTPEVDTLSNQTVCQNYTLPALTDGDYFTGTNGTGTQLNAGDVISTSQTVYIYNQIGTPPNTCSNESSFEVIVSGTPNVDTLPDQTVCQNYTLPALTDGDYFTGTNGTGMQLNAGDVISTSQTIYIFNQIGTPPNTCSNESSFEVIVSGTPNVDTLPDQTVCQNYTLPALTDGDYFTGTNGTGMQLNAGDVISTSQTIYIFNQIGTPPNTCSNESSFEVIVSGTPNVDTLPNQTVCQNYTLPALTDGNYFTGTNGTGMQLNAGDVISTSQTIYIFNQIGTPPNTCSNESSFEVIVSGTPNVDTLPNQTVCQNYTLPALTDGNYFTGTNGTGTQLNAGDVISTSQTIYIFNQIGTPPNTCSNESSFEVIVSGTPNVDTLPNQTVCQNYTLPALTDGDYFTGTNGTGMQLNAGDVISTSQTIYIFNQIGTPPNTCSNESSFEVIVSGTPNVDTLPNQTVCQNYTLPALTDGNYFTGTNGTGTQLNAGDVISTSQTIYIFNQIGTPPNTCSNESSFEVTILPSIDFQLTENNLIINENALTVVMTNTSITYEFAIDNNSFQSNNNFTNLSEGFHTLYVQDSYGCIIKSINFDIETSRIETLDIPPFFTPNGDSYNDVWQISDPNNTIKEVYIFNRFGKLLKQVSTSHLSWDGTYNGNILETNDYWYLINLKSGIQIKGHFTLKR
- a CDS encoding TerB family tellurite resistance protein, which translates into the protein MINRVEKLSLLSEMISFAKSENILKPLEHSFLLAIAKQLGISREDFDYLINNPINYIHLESHSERIVQFHRLVLLMDSDDENTSKEITKLHNFGLRMGLSHESINKVLYLMESFPNKIIPPDVLIDIFKVHYN
- the uvrB gene encoding excinuclease ABC subunit UvrB, which gives rise to MKFKVKSEFKPTGDQPQAIKQLANGIFNNDKYQTLLGVTGSGKTFTVANVIEQIQRPTLVLAHNKTLAAQLYSEFKQFFPDNAVEYFVSYYDYYQPEAYIPVSGTYIEKDLSINDEIEKLRLSATSSLLSGRRDVLVVASVSCLYGIGNPVEFQKNVISIERDQVISRTKLLHKLVQSLYSRTEAEFNHGNFRIKGDTVDIFPSYADNAFRVHFFGDEIEDIEAFDIQTNEVIEHYDRLNIYPANMFVTSPEVLQNAIKDIQDDLVKQYDYFKDIGKHLEAKRLKERTEFDLEMIRELGYCSGIENYSRYLDGRQPGSRPFCLLDYFPDDYLMVVDESHVTISQVHAMYGGDRSRKENLVEYGFRLPAAMDNRPLKFEEFEALQNQVIYVSATPADYELEKTDGIYVEQVIRPTGLLDPVIEVRPSLNQIDDLIEEIQQRVEKDERTLVTTLTKRMAEELTKYLARIQIRVRYIHSDVDTLERVEIMQDLRKGLFDVLVGVNLLREGLDLPEVSLVAILDADKEGFLRSARSLTQTVGRAARNLNGKAIMYADKITKSMQKTIDETNYRREKQIAYNTTNNITPKALNKSLDSALAKNSVSTYHYEMEAAKAAEPESEYLSKPELEKKIRDSRKHMENAAKNLDFMEAAKFRDQIKTYQEKLEKLKA